A single genomic interval of Argopecten irradians isolate NY chromosome 8, Ai_NY, whole genome shotgun sequence harbors:
- the LOC138330233 gene encoding ropporin-1-like protein: MPSNPDEPYYCSQQINIPPSLPDILKQFTKAAIRTQPNDVLAWSAAYFRAMSKGETPPVKERLEMPVATQKTDTGLTPGLLRVLNKQLGPKKTVPLSMVEEKWQDVALPKEQFDEIARIGSFGGDVEWNKFFTLACSALGENLTDAMKLVCEILTADPEGGPARIPFPLFKELYTYLAQIDGDISQGHIDDTLNTLKYDVEKQDGYIQPRNFLSPEGPKLSMPTSS; the protein is encoded by the exons ATGCCTTCCAATCCAGATGAGCCCTACTACTGTTCACAGCAAATTAATATCCCTCCCTCTCTACCGGATATTCTCAAACAGTTTACCAAGGCAGCCATACGCACACAACCCAATGATGTCCTCGCTTGGTCCGCAGC GTATTTCAGAGCGATGTCTAAGGGAGAGACGCCTCCTGTAAAGGAACGCCTAGAAATGCCAGTAGCCACACAAAAGACAGACACTGGCCTAACGCCAGGTCTGCTCCGAGTATTGAACAAACAG CTTGGACCAAAGAAGACAGTCCCTCTCAGTATGGTGGAAGAGAAGTGGCAAGATGTGGCTCTCCCTAAGGAGCAGTTTGATGAAATTGCAAGAATCGGTAGCTTTGGTGGCGACGTAGAATGGAACAAATTCTTTACACTGGCGTGTTCAGCACTAGGGGAG AACTTGACAGATGCTATGAAGCTAGTGTGTGAGATCCTCACCGCAGATCCTGAAGGAGGTCCTGCCCGGATACCATTCCCCTTGTTTAAAGAGCTATACACATATCTCGCACAGATAGATGGTGACATTTCACAGGGTCACATAGACGACACCCTCAACACGCTCAAATATGATGT gGAAAAACAAGATGGTTACATCCAGCCTAGAAATTTCCTAAGTCCTGAAGGTCCAAAATTATCCATGCCAACCTCATCCTAG